A DNA window from Fodinibius sp. Rm-B-1B1-1 contains the following coding sequences:
- a CDS encoding thymidine phosphorylase, producing the protein MSSKEYNIVSLIRKKRDTQQLNRDEISYLIEEYTKDEVPDYQMSAFLMASYLNGLDEDEASALTHSMLHSGRVLDLSDIPGKKVDKHSTGGVGDKLSLILAPIVASCGVPVPMISGRGLGHTGGTLDKMESVPGFNVDMTLERYQQILAKCNMVMAGQTEEVAPADKRLYALRDVTATVESIPLIAGSIMSKKLAEGIDALVLDVKFGSGAFMKTREEAEELAEALVAIGEDFGKETVAYLTNMNQPLGYKIGNWLEMEESMDGLQGKGPDDVMEVTHMLAGTMIMLGGKVSSVKEGIKMSHQAIENGQAFEKWLELTEEQGGDTSVLKDFSAYDHTEYSFEFSAPQSGYISEIDAYSIGMGSLELGAGRKKKDDIIDPAAGIELKKKIGDQVKKGETLAVGFTNNKQLTETAINKLENAFTIREQSVEKLKMITHRVDKNGVHEM; encoded by the coding sequence ATGAGTTCCAAAGAGTACAATATTGTTTCCTTAATTCGAAAAAAACGAGACACCCAACAACTTAATAGAGATGAAATCTCTTATCTGATTGAGGAATACACAAAAGATGAGGTGCCCGATTATCAGATGAGTGCCTTTTTGATGGCTTCGTATTTAAATGGATTGGATGAAGATGAGGCTTCGGCGCTTACGCATTCGATGTTGCACTCGGGACGGGTGCTCGATTTAAGCGATATTCCCGGTAAGAAAGTAGATAAGCATTCCACAGGAGGGGTGGGGGATAAGCTTTCGCTTATTTTAGCACCCATTGTAGCCAGTTGTGGCGTGCCGGTACCGATGATTTCTGGACGCGGTTTAGGTCATACAGGGGGGACCCTTGATAAGATGGAATCGGTACCCGGCTTTAATGTAGATATGACGTTGGAGCGGTATCAGCAAATTTTGGCTAAATGCAATATGGTTATGGCCGGTCAGACCGAGGAAGTGGCTCCAGCCGACAAGCGCCTGTATGCACTGCGTGATGTGACGGCAACGGTGGAGTCTATTCCGTTAATTGCCGGAAGCATCATGAGTAAAAAGTTGGCTGAGGGGATAGATGCGTTGGTACTGGATGTGAAGTTTGGTTCCGGAGCGTTTATGAAGACACGGGAAGAGGCGGAGGAATTGGCCGAAGCACTGGTAGCTATTGGTGAGGATTTTGGGAAAGAAACGGTAGCTTACTTGACGAATATGAACCAGCCGTTAGGGTACAAGATTGGTAACTGGCTGGAAATGGAAGAGTCAATGGATGGGCTACAGGGGAAAGGGCCTGATGATGTAATGGAAGTTACCCATATGCTTGCGGGGACCATGATTATGCTTGGAGGTAAGGTCTCTTCTGTAAAAGAAGGTATTAAAATGAGTCATCAAGCCATAGAGAATGGACAGGCTTTTGAAAAATGGCTGGAGCTGACCGAAGAGCAGGGGGGCGATACAAGCGTTTTAAAAGATTTTTCAGCCTATGACCATACCGAATACTCTTTTGAATTTTCCGCACCGCAATCAGGATATATATCAGAGATTGATGCCTATAGCATTGGTATGGGATCATTGGAGTTAGGAGCCGGCAGGAAGAAAAAAGATGATATCATCGATCCGGCAGCGGGTATTGAGCTAAAGAAAAAGATAGGTGATCAGGTAAAAAAGGGTGAAACATTGGCGGTTGGTTTTACGAACAACAAACAGTTAACAGAAACGGCAATTAATAAACTCGAAAATGCGTTTACTATTCGTGAGCAATCAGTTGAAAAGCTAAAGATGATTACACACCGCGTTGATAAAAACGGAGTTCACGAAATGTAA
- a CDS encoding 4-phosphoerythronate dehydrogenase produces the protein MINVLADKYLYNIQAYLPESVNLQLFDPAQGLPTEVEQAHAMLIRTVIPINKQTLPNIPDQLQFIGTGSSGTDHVDQSYLKTHNIHFADAAGCNARSVAEYVATALLIWSEKRNTPLHELSIGIVGAGNAGTQVSRILEELGLQIVSYDPPRAQREKHFNSASRDEVLACDILSFHTPLDKTGKYATYHWLDEEKLSNNAFHLIINAARGGVVDERALLTAMKQGKVRDIIIDTWENEPDIHLDTAGTSFLKTPHIAGYSVQAKENASKFIANDLIAHFDLERSQKLAETNPTTFDNDLSSFDSISSLLKELHPIKKYEEQLTDIIKNHPEERGKLFNKLRAEFPLRQQFTHTELPANYFEKFPLLNDLGFLKISSS, from the coding sequence ATGATCAACGTTTTAGCCGATAAATATCTATATAATATACAGGCTTATCTACCTGAAAGTGTAAATTTACAACTTTTTGATCCGGCTCAGGGTTTACCAACCGAGGTTGAACAAGCCCATGCGATGCTCATTCGTACGGTTATCCCCATCAACAAACAGACGCTTCCTAATATTCCTGATCAGCTACAATTTATCGGCACAGGATCTTCAGGTACCGACCATGTAGATCAATCGTATCTTAAAACCCATAACATTCACTTTGCCGATGCCGCGGGATGCAATGCTCGGTCAGTGGCCGAATATGTAGCTACGGCACTATTAATATGGTCAGAAAAAAGGAACACCCCCCTTCATGAGTTATCTATCGGGATTGTTGGTGCAGGTAATGCAGGCACGCAAGTAAGTCGAATACTTGAAGAGTTAGGATTACAAATAGTGTCCTACGATCCTCCACGGGCACAACGCGAAAAGCACTTTAATTCTGCATCGCGCGATGAAGTACTGGCCTGTGATATTCTCTCGTTTCATACTCCACTTGATAAAACCGGCAAATATGCCACCTACCATTGGTTAGACGAAGAAAAGCTATCCAATAATGCTTTTCACCTCATCATTAACGCAGCCCGAGGCGGAGTGGTGGATGAAAGAGCCCTACTTACCGCGATGAAGCAAGGAAAAGTCCGAGATATCATTATCGATACGTGGGAAAATGAACCTGATATCCACTTGGATACGGCGGGGACTTCTTTTCTAAAAACGCCTCATATCGCGGGATACTCCGTGCAAGCCAAAGAAAATGCCTCTAAATTTATTGCAAATGATTTGATTGCCCATTTTGACCTGGAGCGCTCTCAAAAATTAGCCGAAACAAATCCAACAACTTTTGATAACGACCTGTCATCGTTTGATTCCATTTCATCCCTGCTAAAGGAATTACATCCCATAAAAAAATATGAAGAACAGTTAACGGACATCATTAAAAACCATCCTGAGGAGCGGGGAAAGCTATTCAACAAACTACGTGCGGAATTCCCGCTACGGCAACAATTTACTCATACCGAACTCCCTGCCAACTATTTTGAGAAATTTCCGCTCCTCAATGATTTAGGGTTTTTGAAAATTAGCTCATCCTAA
- a CDS encoding TatD family hydrolase: MIDTHCHLYLDQFSDDLDQVLNRAADEGVSHIFLPAIDLASLPKMDELSHPEISFHKMAGIHPTSVNDGKGTDEETLMELCSRDDFVAVGETGLDYYWDESYKQEQQQSLQMHCRVAKAVQKPIVLHNRDSTADLLDVIEAEQDGSLSGVWHSFTGTADEGKRAIDLGLKLGVGGIFTFRNANVDQAVAQLPLEDMIIETDAPYLAPHPKRGKRNEPSFVIHTAARLAEVMNLSIEEVERVTDRNALSLFRMS; encoded by the coding sequence GTGATTGATACCCATTGTCACCTCTATCTGGATCAATTTTCTGATGATCTTGACCAAGTGCTGAACCGCGCAGCAGATGAGGGAGTGTCTCATATTTTTTTGCCGGCTATTGATTTGGCCTCTCTCCCTAAAATGGATGAATTATCGCATCCGGAGATATCTTTCCACAAAATGGCGGGCATTCATCCCACAAGTGTCAACGATGGCAAAGGGACGGATGAAGAGACCTTGATGGAGCTTTGTAGTCGCGATGATTTTGTGGCCGTGGGGGAAACGGGTTTAGATTATTACTGGGATGAGAGTTACAAGCAGGAGCAGCAGCAAAGTCTGCAGATGCATTGCCGGGTAGCTAAAGCGGTACAAAAACCCATAGTGCTGCATAATCGAGATAGTACGGCGGACCTTTTAGATGTTATTGAAGCAGAGCAGGATGGCAGCCTGTCGGGAGTTTGGCATTCTTTTACCGGAACGGCGGACGAAGGAAAACGAGCCATAGACTTGGGACTTAAATTGGGGGTTGGTGGCATTTTTACCTTTCGTAATGCTAATGTTGATCAGGCCGTGGCCCAATTGCCTCTTGAAGATATGATCATTGAAACCGATGCCCCTTATTTGGCTCCGCATCCCAAGCGTGGAAAGCGCAACGAACCTTCCTTTGTAATACATACCGCAGCACGTCTGGCCGAAGTGATGAATCTGTCGATCGAAGAAGTGGAAAGGGTTACGGATAGAAACGCCCTCAGCCTTTTTAGGATGAGCTAA
- a CDS encoding tryptophan 2,3-dioxygenase has product MKLTYSNYLKVDELLELQQLQSEPEEHDEMLFIIIHQTYELWFKQILHEMDKLREDLKAGKTWGAVKTMKRILTILKTMVAQIDILETMTPLEFDSFRGFLDEASGFQSVQFREVEMICGHRSEHILQVHKDQPQYVERMKERMAEPTLWECFCKFLQQKGYDAKMPERKHSNGLLYDPSEENQDVLLHIMQNDQETAMLCELFVDFDEGMQEWRYRHVKMVERTIGNKMGTGGSSGVDYLRKTLHQRIFPDLWEIRSEI; this is encoded by the coding sequence ATGAAACTAACCTATAGCAATTACCTTAAAGTTGACGAACTCTTGGAACTCCAGCAACTACAGTCAGAGCCGGAGGAACACGACGAGATGCTTTTTATTATTATTCACCAGACCTATGAGCTATGGTTTAAACAGATTTTACACGAAATGGATAAACTCCGGGAGGATCTAAAAGCCGGAAAAACCTGGGGGGCTGTTAAAACGATGAAGCGGATATTAACCATCCTCAAAACTATGGTTGCCCAAATTGACATCCTGGAAACCATGACACCACTTGAATTTGATAGCTTCCGTGGATTTTTAGATGAAGCCAGCGGATTTCAGTCGGTGCAATTCCGAGAAGTAGAGATGATATGCGGACATCGATCAGAGCATATTCTCCAAGTTCATAAAGACCAGCCCCAATATGTTGAGCGAATGAAAGAACGCATGGCTGAACCCACGCTCTGGGAGTGTTTTTGCAAATTTCTTCAGCAAAAAGGATACGATGCCAAAATGCCGGAGCGCAAACATAGCAATGGATTGCTGTACGATCCCTCTGAAGAAAACCAGGATGTATTGCTCCATATTATGCAAAACGATCAGGAAACGGCTATGCTCTGCGAGTTGTTTGTGGATTTTGACGAGGGGATGCAAGAATGGCGCTACCGCCACGTAAAAATGGTTGAACGTACCATTGGTAATAAAATGGGCACCGGCGGTTCAAGCGGTGTCGACTACCTGCGCAAAACATTACACCAACGCATTTTTCCCGATCTCTGGGAAATACGATCAGAAATTTAA
- a CDS encoding aminotransferase class V-fold PLP-dependent enzyme — MSHDINQLAQKLAPHYSQFDVSNRLLFTGHSHQAWPDVAREGLQEAFEVAASEIDNKWNPAFEKIETLRNYLRNYYDDPDGMYCLGQNTHQLLVSWLSSFDLQQKPKIITTDSEFHSMARQLKRLKEEGVEIITVDGHADDIVNQIEHAIDDNVSAVMLSRVYFNSGIVNQHIGEIAKITKAHNIPFLVDDYHGTNVMPLSISDEDLNHCYFLIGGYKYLQWGEGNCFLRYPKDCELRPAITGWFASFSQLDKAKSDRVSYADDHQRFASGTFDTTSQFRAARVVAFFDQMNLTPKVLHKQYQQQIALLRNTFSNYNFDTDVIKIAHEEPIENIGGFLAFRSPFARTIRTKLMDKGVFTDARGDILRFGVAPYITSHQIKQAIEELDSIISKINP; from the coding sequence ATGTCACACGATATTAATCAGCTGGCTCAAAAACTGGCCCCACACTATTCGCAATTTGATGTAAGTAACCGGCTTCTTTTTACGGGCCATTCGCACCAGGCCTGGCCCGATGTTGCACGCGAGGGACTGCAGGAAGCATTTGAAGTTGCTGCCTCAGAAATCGACAACAAATGGAACCCTGCTTTTGAGAAAATTGAAACACTCCGTAATTACCTGCGCAATTATTATGATGATCCGGATGGCATGTATTGCCTCGGACAAAATACGCATCAACTGTTGGTATCGTGGCTTTCAAGCTTTGACCTGCAGCAAAAACCTAAAATTATTACTACTGACAGTGAATTTCACTCGATGGCACGTCAGCTTAAACGGTTGAAAGAAGAAGGAGTCGAAATTATTACTGTTGATGGTCATGCTGATGATATCGTGAATCAAATTGAACATGCTATTGATGACAACGTTTCAGCTGTAATGCTATCTCGCGTCTATTTCAATAGCGGGATTGTCAATCAACATATCGGCGAAATAGCCAAAATTACAAAAGCGCATAACATCCCTTTTTTAGTTGATGATTATCATGGTACTAATGTTATGCCCCTGTCTATTTCTGATGAAGACCTTAATCACTGCTACTTTTTGATTGGCGGATATAAGTACTTGCAATGGGGCGAAGGAAACTGCTTTTTACGTTATCCAAAAGATTGTGAATTACGCCCTGCCATTACGGGATGGTTTGCTTCCTTCAGTCAACTTGACAAAGCTAAAAGCGATCGAGTTTCTTACGCAGATGACCACCAACGGTTTGCCAGTGGAACGTTTGATACAACATCACAATTCAGGGCAGCAAGAGTTGTAGCATTTTTTGATCAGATGAATTTAACTCCTAAGGTGCTACATAAACAATATCAGCAACAGATAGCGTTACTGCGAAATACGTTTTCAAACTATAATTTTGACACTGACGTTATTAAAATTGCCCATGAAGAACCCATAGAAAATATTGGCGGATTTTTGGCTTTTCGATCTCCATTTGCCCGAACTATTAGAACAAAGCTCATGGACAAGGGGGTGTTTACCGATGCCCGTGGTGACATCCTGCGCTTTGGCGTGGCTCCTTATATTACCTCTCATCAAATTAAACAGGCGATAGAAGAATTAGACAGCATTATATCCAAAATCAATCCATAG
- the recA gene encoding recombinase RecA, with protein sequence MSDNKDREKALEMAIGQIEKQHGKGTIMRLGEEARSNVPSISTGSIMVDYALGVGGIPRGRVTEIYGPEASGKTTLALHVIAEAQKAGGYAAFVDAEHAFDPRYAKNLGINTDELLVSQPDSGEQALEITETLIRSAALDVIVVDSVAALVPRAELEGEMGDSHMGLQARLMSQAMRKITGIINKTRTAVIFINQIREKIGVMFGNPETTSGGRALKFYSSVRLDIRRIGSLKQGDDVVGNRTKVKVVKNKVAPPFKQVEFNIMYGKGISRMAEILDMAVEFDIIEKRGSWYRYGGEPIGQGTDNAIEFLESDPELTDKIEKQVREQMNPPEDAEESENGEEQSDDKDEESDSDD encoded by the coding sequence ATGTCTGACAATAAAGATCGCGAAAAGGCACTGGAAATGGCTATTGGCCAAATCGAAAAACAGCACGGAAAAGGCACGATAATGCGGCTTGGAGAAGAAGCCCGATCCAATGTCCCCAGTATCTCCACTGGCTCAATTATGGTGGATTATGCGCTCGGCGTTGGAGGTATACCACGCGGTCGTGTAACTGAAATTTACGGTCCGGAAGCCAGTGGTAAAACCACTCTTGCTCTTCACGTTATTGCAGAAGCACAAAAAGCCGGGGGCTATGCCGCTTTTGTAGATGCCGAACATGCTTTTGATCCCCGCTATGCTAAAAATCTGGGAATTAATACCGATGAACTCCTCGTATCCCAACCTGACAGTGGTGAGCAGGCTCTTGAAATTACCGAAACACTTATTCGTTCTGCTGCTCTCGACGTCATCGTTGTTGACTCTGTGGCTGCCCTCGTACCCCGCGCCGAACTCGAAGGCGAAATGGGAGACTCCCACATGGGTTTGCAGGCTCGATTGATGTCTCAGGCCATGCGTAAAATTACAGGTATCATCAACAAAACACGTACAGCTGTTATATTCATTAACCAGATTCGTGAAAAGATCGGGGTCATGTTTGGTAATCCCGAAACTACATCCGGTGGACGTGCACTCAAGTTTTACTCTTCTGTTCGGCTCGACATCCGCCGCATTGGATCACTCAAACAGGGCGACGACGTAGTTGGTAACCGAACAAAGGTGAAAGTAGTTAAAAATAAGGTTGCACCGCCCTTTAAACAGGTAGAGTTCAACATTATGTACGGCAAAGGTATTTCACGGATGGCTGAGATACTGGATATGGCTGTAGAATTTGATATCATCGAAAAACGAGGAAGCTGGTATCGCTATGGTGGAGAACCCATTGGACAGGGTACCGACAATGCTATTGAATTCCTGGAGTCTGATCCTGAGCTGACAGACAAAATTGAGAAGCAGGTTCGGGAGCAGATGAATCCGCCTGAAGATGCCGAAGAGTCCGAGAATGGTGAAGAACAATCGGATGATAAAGATGAAGAGTCTGACAGCGACGATTAA
- a CDS encoding regulatory protein RecX: MMEAKSDELLPGVISSINVQKKNKERYSIFVDEEFLIGVSDQTLLKFNLTKGDTVTHALLRKLEREEGRFKVKSYMMKRLGSRDHSRKELFTKAIRKEYPKNVIENVLDELEEKGYLDEQRFTENFVKDKSHLNKWGPNKIKAHLYKKGISSSMAEQSIQQVFADKNIKELLLHLVLKGKRRFLREEDPYKRKKKVVDHLARKGYRSSDIFKHIDDLMKAIEQ, encoded by the coding sequence ATGATGGAAGCGAAGTCTGACGAACTTTTGCCCGGGGTAATAAGCTCTATCAACGTTCAAAAAAAGAATAAAGAACGCTATTCCATTTTTGTTGATGAGGAGTTTCTGATTGGAGTTTCTGATCAGACGCTCCTCAAATTTAACCTTACCAAGGGTGATACTGTAACACATGCACTACTTAGAAAACTGGAGCGCGAAGAAGGACGTTTTAAGGTCAAATCGTATATGATGAAGCGGTTGGGCAGTCGCGATCATTCACGAAAGGAGCTTTTTACCAAAGCTATCCGCAAAGAGTATCCCAAAAATGTTATTGAAAATGTACTGGATGAATTAGAAGAAAAAGGATACCTGGACGAGCAACGTTTTACTGAAAATTTCGTCAAAGATAAAAGCCATCTCAACAAATGGGGACCAAATAAAATTAAGGCTCACCTGTATAAAAAGGGTATTTCAAGCAGTATGGCTGAGCAAAGTATCCAGCAAGTATTTGCAGATAAAAATATTAAAGAGCTTTTATTACATTTGGTTTTAAAGGGAAAAAGGCGCTTTTTGAGAGAAGAAGATCCCTATAAAAGAAAGAAAAAAGTTGTTGATCATCTGGCACGTAAGGGATACCGATCATCCGATATCTTTAAACATATAGATGATTTAATGAAAGCCATTGAGCAATGA
- a CDS encoding AI-2E family transporter translates to MKNITLERVIKSVLGLAGIIVVGYLLYRYGTLVGYAIIAMIFSYILDPLVNRMQSAGMNRTFSITLTMSSLVLILVWISTNVIPIVANQMVELANQLNIQNIQNITQKIDHQLSQKFTFIPEEFLSSNIASVLQELFDVGEIPSALSNIIGIFTNIFYAALIIPLATFFFLKDGTKIRRDLLKVVPNKYFETTLSLIDKIESRLGLYFRGVMLQSLIIAFTSWVGLSIVGLNNSLSVGIVVGIANTIPYFGPIIGYILSIIVSIIEVGNFSLVLPCVLAILAVQILDNVVLQPMIFSRSADIHPVAILFIIMIGAETAGILGMLVAIPIATIIKITFNQISWSFNNYYVFRVSQSPEAD, encoded by the coding sequence ATGAAAAATATCACCCTTGAACGCGTTATAAAATCGGTATTAGGACTTGCCGGTATTATCGTGGTGGGTTACCTGTTATATCGGTATGGTACCCTTGTAGGGTATGCTATTATTGCCATGATCTTTAGCTATATTTTAGATCCACTGGTCAATCGAATGCAATCGGCGGGTATGAACCGTACCTTTTCGATTACGCTAACCATGAGTTCACTTGTATTGATTTTGGTCTGGATCTCTACCAACGTCATCCCCATCGTTGCCAATCAAATGGTGGAATTGGCCAACCAGCTTAACATCCAGAATATTCAAAACATTACACAAAAGATTGACCATCAGCTTAGTCAAAAATTTACTTTTATCCCCGAAGAATTTTTGAGTTCGAATATAGCTTCGGTATTGCAAGAGCTTTTTGATGTTGGAGAAATACCGTCAGCATTAAGTAATATCATTGGTATCTTTACTAATATTTTTTATGCCGCCTTAATAATCCCACTGGCTACCTTTTTCTTTCTGAAGGACGGTACAAAAATTCGTCGTGATCTCCTCAAAGTTGTTCCCAATAAATATTTTGAGACAACGCTCAGTTTAATTGACAAAATTGAAAGTCGACTTGGACTTTATTTTCGGGGTGTGATGTTACAAAGCCTCATCATTGCTTTCACATCTTGGGTAGGACTCTCTATCGTTGGCCTCAATAACTCCTTGTCGGTTGGTATTGTAGTGGGTATTGCCAATACCATTCCTTACTTTGGACCTATTATCGGATATATTCTATCAATTATCGTTTCTATTATTGAAGTTGGAAACTTCTCACTCGTATTGCCTTGTGTACTGGCCATCCTTGCCGTACAAATACTCGACAATGTCGTTTTGCAACCCATGATATTTTCTCGCTCCGCAGATATTCATCCGGTAGCCATCTTATTTATTATTATGATCGGTGCCGAAACTGCCGGTATTTTAGGAATGTTAGTAGCCATCCCCATTGCCACTATTATCAAGATCACCTTCAATCAGATTAGCTGGAGCTTTAATAATTATTATGTTTTCCGTGTCAGCCAATCACCTGAAGCGGACTAA
- the purN gene encoding phosphoribosylglycinamide formyltransferase, which produces MINIVVFASGSGTNFQAIIDAVHNGQINGLIQGLITNKKGIQAIERAQKNNIAYRCLSPTDFSSDQEYIDTLLNQLQDWNTDLIALAGYMIKIPPQIIEAYQNRIINIHPSLLPKYGGKGFYGMNVHRAVIEDEEKKSGCTVHIVTEEYDKGPILGQRKVPVKQSDTPETLAKRVLKEEHELFPKVISDLANQLNNKSNPQ; this is translated from the coding sequence GTGATCAATATTGTTGTCTTTGCCTCGGGATCGGGCACAAATTTTCAAGCCATTATTGATGCCGTTCACAACGGACAAATTAATGGGCTAATTCAGGGCCTTATTACCAACAAAAAGGGTATTCAGGCTATTGAACGTGCCCAAAAAAATAATATCGCCTACCGCTGTCTGTCTCCCACAGACTTCTCTTCCGACCAAGAATATATTGACACGCTTCTCAATCAACTCCAAGATTGGAATACTGATCTTATTGCACTTGCCGGATACATGATCAAAATTCCACCACAGATTATTGAAGCTTATCAAAACCGTATCATAAACATACATCCGTCACTATTACCTAAATATGGCGGCAAAGGATTTTACGGCATGAATGTACATCGTGCTGTCATTGAGGATGAGGAAAAAAAGTCTGGATGTACGGTGCATATTGTTACTGAAGAATACGACAAAGGACCTATTTTAGGACAGCGGAAAGTTCCCGTAAAACAATCTGATACTCCTGAAACCCTGGCAAAACGAGTTTTAAAAGAAGAACATGAACTTTTTCCAAAGGTAATTTCAGATTTAGCTAATCAACTCAACAATAAATCCAACCCCCAATAA
- the purH gene encoding bifunctional phosphoribosylaminoimidazolecarboxamide formyltransferase/IMP cyclohydrolase — protein sequence MSLQPLESLPEVPLKINRALLSVSDKTGIVELASQLHKADVEIISTGGTAQKIREADIPVTDVSEVTGFEECLDGRVKTLHPIIHGGLLGRTSHQPDVDEMSRLDIKPIELVVVNLYPFEETVAKADCTPATATENIDIGGPTMIRAAAKNFAHVCVLTSPKQYSELTTQLDQQGKILFKTRQGWAKEAFNHTAHYDANIANYFNDLDKDEEQLPQQLNISLQKSQSLRYGENPHQKAAVYGTQNEFIDCFHGKQLSYNNFTDVDAALNLIADFQNDKPACAIFKHTVPCGVAIADSLHKAWDKAFATDTMSPFGGIVVVNKELDLETAQNIDEIFTEIIIAPSYSKEALELLKQKKKRRLIQIKKLPNINRELQFKSIFGGTLTQEADIKTVSKKELKTVTERKPTDQEIEDLLFSWKVVKHVKSNAIVYAKDGQTIGIGTGQTSRVEASEIAIAKAKQEGLSLEGTAIASDAFFPFADGVEAAAEAGATSVIQPGGSIRDEEVIEAANKLNMAMVFTGNRHFRH from the coding sequence GTGTCTTTACAACCACTTGAATCCCTCCCCGAAGTTCCCCTTAAAATAAATAGAGCTTTACTTTCTGTTTCGGATAAAACCGGAATCGTTGAACTTGCCAGCCAGCTACATAAAGCTGATGTAGAAATTATTTCTACTGGCGGTACCGCTCAAAAAATCCGCGAAGCTGATATTCCTGTAACTGATGTTAGTGAAGTCACCGGCTTTGAAGAGTGCCTCGATGGACGTGTGAAAACGCTCCATCCCATCATTCACGGCGGGCTACTGGGACGAACCAGCCATCAACCTGATGTAGATGAGATGAGTCGGCTGGACATCAAACCTATCGAACTTGTTGTAGTCAATTTATACCCCTTCGAAGAAACCGTTGCAAAAGCTGACTGCACGCCCGCAACTGCCACTGAAAATATTGATATTGGCGGACCAACAATGATTCGTGCGGCAGCCAAGAATTTTGCACATGTTTGTGTACTTACTTCTCCAAAACAATATTCCGAGCTGACTACACAACTCGATCAGCAAGGAAAAATCTTGTTTAAAACACGCCAGGGCTGGGCAAAAGAAGCATTTAACCACACAGCTCACTATGATGCAAATATCGCAAATTATTTTAATGATTTGGATAAAGATGAAGAGCAGCTACCGCAACAGCTGAACATTTCCCTTCAAAAATCACAATCGCTGCGATACGGGGAAAACCCACACCAAAAAGCAGCCGTCTATGGTACACAGAACGAGTTTATTGATTGTTTTCATGGCAAACAGCTCAGCTATAATAACTTCACAGATGTGGATGCAGCCCTGAATCTTATTGCAGATTTTCAGAACGATAAACCCGCTTGTGCTATTTTTAAACACACTGTACCCTGTGGCGTTGCTATTGCAGACTCATTACACAAAGCCTGGGATAAAGCTTTTGCTACCGATACGATGTCACCCTTTGGCGGAATTGTGGTTGTAAATAAAGAATTGGATCTCGAAACAGCACAAAACATTGATGAAATATTTACGGAGATTATCATTGCTCCCTCCTATAGCAAAGAAGCTCTTGAACTGTTGAAGCAAAAGAAGAAGCGAAGACTTATCCAGATTAAAAAACTACCTAATATTAATCGGGAACTACAATTCAAATCAATTTTCGGTGGAACGTTAACCCAAGAAGCTGACATCAAAACCGTCAGCAAGAAAGAACTAAAAACCGTCACCGAAAGAAAGCCAACCGATCAGGAAATCGAAGATCTTCTTTTTTCCTGGAAAGTGGTGAAACATGTAAAGTCGAATGCCATTGTATATGCTAAGGATGGTCAAACTATCGGTATCGGTACCGGACAAACAAGTAGGGTTGAAGCTTCTGAAATTGCCATTGCCAAAGCAAAACAAGAAGGACTATCACTCGAAGGTACAGCTATTGCCTCTGATGCCTTCTTTCCCTTTGCTGATGGCGTAGAAGCAGCGGCAGAAGCAGGAGCCACCAGTGTAATACAACCTGGAGGCAGTATTCGAGATGAAGAGGTTATCGAAGCTGCTAATAAGTTAAATATGGCGATGGTATTTACAGGAAATCGCCATTTTAGGCACTAA